In the Arachis ipaensis cultivar K30076 chromosome B10, Araip1.1, whole genome shotgun sequence genome, one interval contains:
- the LOC107620543 gene encoding transcription factor KUA1-like — protein MQQPLEAHWKVVKRILRYISGTTSFGLRIHPAKELTLTVYTNFDWGSDPDDRKSTNGYCKETCNSYGREGGCPWNPEERKLFLKGVEKYGKGKWKRISREFVPSKTPKQVASHAQKYFLKQEESEENTNKRRCNNIHDMNNASNVGETEPLTIREPQLQHGTIDQHNDVEPIISLGSANNNQFEVIPNSGNLHSDDPYECDQCFREALDSLVAQGVTFDEFQTMKQMIQYNIYSLPICSIKGVNNGTE, from the exons ATGCAGCAGCCCCTTGAAGCACATTGGAAGGTGGTTAAGCGCATTTTGCGGTACATCAGTGGCACTACTAGCTTTGGTTTGCGGATTCATCCGGCTAAAGAGCTCACTCTCACAGTTTATACCAATTTTGATTGGGGGTCTGATCCTGATGATCGAAAATCAACCAATGGTTATTGT AAAGAGACCTGCAACAGCTATGGAAGAGAAGGAGGTTGTCCATGGAACCCAGAAGAACGCAA GCTATTTTTGAAGGGAGTTGAAAAATATGGTAAAGGAAAGTGGAAAAGAATATCTCGCGAGTTTGTACCGTCGAAGACTCCAAAGCAAGTTGCCAGCCATGCTCAAAAGTACTTTTTAAAACAAGAAGAATCTGAAGAGAACACTAATAAAAGAAGGTGCAATAATATCCATGATATGAATAATGCTTCCAATGTTGGAGAAACTGAACCATTGACCATTAGGGAGCCACAACTGCAACATGGTACCATTGATCAGCACAATGATGTAGAGCCAATAATAAGTTTGGGGAGTGCCAACAATAATCAATTTGAGGTCATTCCGAATTCTGGTAATTTGCATAGCGATGATCCTTATGAATGTGATCAGTGTTTCCGTGAGGCTTTAGATAGCTTAGTTGCTCAGGGTGTGACCTTTGACG AATTTCAGACAATGAAGCAAATGATTCAATATAACATTTATAGTCTCCCAATTTGTTCAATCAAAGGTGTCAACAATGGCACAGAATAG
- the LOC107623245 gene encoding coronatine-insensitive protein 1 — protein sequence MADSLVRSGARPKTCHIDAAMECVIRYIDDPKDRSAVSLVCRRWHKLDSLTRKHVTVAFCYTTTPERLRGRFPRLESLKLKGKPRAAMFNLIPEDWGGHVTPWVREISEGFEFLKSVHFRRMIVRDSDLELLARSRGHVLEALKLDKCSGFSTDGLLFVTRFCRNLRVLFLEESTIVEKDCEWLHELALNNTVLETLNFYLTDIAAVKFQDLELIAKNCPNLVSVKITDSEVLDLVNFFCYASALEEFSGGSYNCEPDKYNAVVLPEKLHRLGLTYIGGNELPVVFSCASGLTKLDLLYSFLDSEDHCMLIERCPNLEVLESRNVIGDRGLEVLARCCKRFKRLRIERDSDEVGTSVTHKGLIALSQGCPELEYLAVYVSDMTNACLEHIGTHCKNLYDFRLVLLDHREKITDLPLDNGVRALLMGCDKLIRFALYLRPGGLTDKGLGYIGKYSQNVRWMLLGYLGESDAGLLEFSKGCPNLQKLEMRGCYHFSERALAAAATQLASLRYLWVQGCGQSTSRGDLVAMARPFWNIELIPSRRVIANDESRGPVAVEHPAHILAYFSLAGQRSDFPDSVVPLDSTTRV from the exons ATGGCTGATAGTTTGGTCAGATCCGGAGCGAGACCCAAGACCTGCCACATCGACGCTGCCATGGAATGCGTCATTCGCTACATCGACGACCCCAAAGACCGCAGCGCCGTCTCCCTTGTCTGCCGTCGATGGCACAAGCTCGATTCCCTCACACGCAAGCACGTCACCGTCGCCTTCTGCTACACCACCACTCCGGAGCGCCTTAGGGGGCGGTTCCCGCGGCTGGAGTCCCTGAAGCTGAAGGGGAAGCCGAGGGCGGCGATGTTCAACCTCATACCGGAGGATTGGGGTGGTCACGTGACACCTTGGGTGAGGGAAATCTCGGAGGGTTTCGAGTTTCTGAAGAGCGTTCATTTCCGGCGAATGATTGTTAGGGATTCGGATCTTGAGCTTCTTGCGAGGTCACGTGGTCACGTGCTTGAGGCTTTGAAGCTTGATAAGTGTTCTGGTTTCTCCACTGATGGCCTTCTCTTTGTTACTAGGTTTTGCAG GAATTTAAGAGTCTTGTTTTTGGaggaaagcacaattgttgagaAAGATTGTGAATGGCTGCATGAGCTTGCTTTGAACAATACTGTACTTGAGACGCTGAATTTTTACTTGACAGACATTGCTGCTGTCAAATTTCAGGACCTGGAACTTATAGCCAAAAATTGTCCTAACTTAGTCTCTGTGAAAATTACTGATTCTGAAGTCTTGGATCTTGTGAACTTCTTTTGCTATGCCTCTGCTCTAGAAGAATTTAGTGGAGGTTCCTACAACTGCGAACCGGATAAGTACAATGCTGTTGTGTTACCAGAAAAATTACACCGATTGGGTTTGACATATATCGGAGGGAATGAGTTGCCGGTGGTGTTCAGTTGTGCATCTGGGCTTACAAAATTGGATCTGCTTTATTCATTTTTGGATTCCGAGGATCATTGTATGTTAATCGAGAGGTGCCCCAATTTGGAGGTCCTTGAG TCGAGGAATGTGATTGGAGATAGAGGATTGGAAGTTCTTGCTCGCTGTTGTAAGAGGTTTAAAAGGCTTAGGATTGAACGAGACAGTGATGAAGTTGGTACTAGTGTTACCCATAAAGGATTAATTGCTTTGTCACAGGGATGTCCAGAACTAGAATATTTGGCTGTTTATGTATCTGACATGACGAATGCCTGTCTCGAACACATCGGTACTCACTGCAAAAATCTCTATGATTTTCGGCTTGTCTTGCTTGATCACCGTGAAAAAATAACTGATTTGCCACTTGACAATGGAGTAAGGGCTTTACTCATGGGTTGCGACAAGCTTATAAGATTTGCACTATATCTGCGTCCTGGGGGCTTGACCGACAAGGGTCTTGGCTATATTGGGAAATACAGCCAAAATGTTAGGTGGATGCTGCTTGGTTACCTTGGGGAGTCTGATGCAGGGCTTTTGGAATTCTCTAAGGGATGTCCTAATCTTCAGAAACTTGAAATGAGAGGTTGTTATCATTTCAGCGAGCGTGCACTAGCTGCTGCTGCGACGCAACTGGCTTCGCTTAGGTACTTGTGGGTGCAAGGATGTGGGCAATCTACTTCCAGAGGTGATCTTGTGGCTATGGCTCGCCCCTTTTGGAATATTGAGTTGATTCCTTCGAGGCGTGTGATCGCCAATGATGAATCTCGAGGCCCTGTAGCTGTTGAGCATCCGGCACACATTCTTGCATATTTCTCTCTTGCAGGACAGAGATCTGATTTTCCAGATTCTGTTGTACCTCTGGATTCTACCACACGTGTATAA